The Alosa alosa isolate M-15738 ecotype Scorff River chromosome 9, AALO_Geno_1.1, whole genome shotgun sequence genome includes a region encoding these proteins:
- the LOC125300598 gene encoding transferrin receptor protein 2-like isoform X2 — protein MEVRFDEWDSASRLQERLQGQLSSMGFTIRELVGLLVLHPAHHAVLPLDPTCYSCSLHQFSSQLNHYSAELQARGLSLQWVFSARGDYSRADKSIQNSNIDDERVTCLLNTRIMRAECCEDCCPENTECILEYGFGRRLCPKRHINTKQHNI, from the exons ATGGAGGTGCGCTTTGATGAG TGGGACAGTGCTAGTCGGCTGCAGGAGCGGCTGCAGGGCCAGCTGAGCTCAATGGGGTTCACCATCAGGGAGCTGGTGGGCCTCTTGGTCCTTCACCCGGCCCATCATGCCGTTCTCCCGCTTGACCCAACCTGCTACAGCTGCTCCCTGCATCAGTTCAGCTCACAGCTCAATCATTATTCCGCTGAGCTACAG gCTCGTGGTCTGTCACTCCAGTGGGTCTTTAGTGCCAGAGGAGACTACAGCAGAGCTGACAAGTCCATCCAGAACAGCAACATTGATGATGAAAGAGTGACCTGCCTCCTCAACACTCGCATCatgagg GCGGAGTGTTGTGAGGACTGCTGCCCTGAGAACACCGAGTGCATTCTGGAatatggatttggcagacgcctttgtccaaagcgacacataaatacaaaacaacataatatttaa
- the LOC125300598 gene encoding transferrin receptor protein 2-like isoform X1 yields the protein MEVRFDEWDSASRLQERLQGQLSSMGFTIRELVGLLVLHPAHHAVLPLDPTCYSCSLHQFSSQLNHYSAELQAHGLSVQWVFSARADYSRAAKYIQNSNIDDERVTCLLNTRIMRAECCEDCCPENTECILEYGFGRRLCPKRHINTKQHNI from the exons ATGGAGGTGCGCTTTGATGAG TGGGACAGTGCTAGTCGGCTGCAGGAGCGGCTGCAGGGCCAGCTGAGCTCAATGGGGTTCACCATCAGGGAGCTGGTGGGCCTCTTGGTCCTTCACCCGGCCCATCATGCCGTTCTCCCGCTTGACCCAACCTGCTACAGCTGCTCCCTGCATCAGTTCAGCTCACAGCTCAATCATTATTCCGCTGAGCTACAG gCTCATGGTCTGTCAGTCCAGTGGGTCTTTAGTGCCAGAGCAGACTACAGCAGAGCTGCCAAGTACATCCAGAACAGCAACATTGATGATGAAAGAGTGACCTGCCTCCTCAACACTCGCATCatgagg GCGGAGTGTTGTGAGGACTGCTGCCCTGAGAACACCGAGTGCATTCTGGAatatggatttggcagacgcctttgtccaaagcgacacataaatacaaaacaacataatatttaa